GATAGCCGTCGGTCTTGGCTTCGCTGTCGAGCAGGATCAGGGAAACCCCCGGCTGCTGGACGACCTGGTAACGCGCCCCGAAACGCTCGGTGAACCCGGCGATCATCGCCGCCGATTCGACGTCGTTGTTGCCGAGGATGGCGTACATCGTCTTGCCGGCGTCGTGCAGCGGCTTGGTCAGCTCGTCGAACTCAGCCCAGCGCTGGGGATTCGTACCCGAGACCAGATCGCCGGCGAAAACCACGAACTTGGCCGGGCTCGCGGCGATCTGCGCGATGATGTCCTTGGTCACCTGTTTGTACGGGCCGTCGCCGGGCGGCTGAATGTCGCCGACCACCGCGAAAACGTATTGGTTCGGATCGGCGCAAGCATTGGAAAAAAACATCGTCCCGAGCAGAACGGCGAGCAGCCAAAAAGTCAGCCGGCATTTCATGGGCGTGCATCCTTTGCGGGCCATTCGGCCAACAGGCGCCGGACCCGCCAGACCATCAGAAAGCCGTTCAGCAGGCGGCCGATCGTCAATTGGCTCTTGCCGTAACGGCGCTCCAAGAAGTCGATGGGGATTTCAATCTGGCGCAGATTCAGCCGGGCGGCCCGGCCGTAAATTTCATGCACGATGCTCGGCCCGGCGGAAATCAGCGTCGCGGGCGCCAGACGTTCCAATGCCTGGCGGGTGTAGGCGCGAAAGCCGCTGTTGGCGTCGCGAATCGGCAGCTGCAGCACGGCCCGGGCGTACAATGCGGAAAAACCGGTCAGCCAGCGCCGATACCACGACCGGCCGACATCACCGCCGCCGGGCACCAGCCGGCTGCCGATTGCCAAATCGGCGCCATTCTCAAGGCTGTTCACCAAGGCGGTGGCGAAGCGCGGCTGATGCGAATAGTCGGCGTCCATTTCCACGATGTACTCGGCACCCAGTTCGAGGGCGCGGACAAAGGCCTCGGCCCCCGCGTAACCCCTTCCTTTGCGTTCCATCCGGCGCAACAGATGAACTCCGGGGTCGCGCGCGGCACATTCCTCGACGATCCGCCACGTGCCGTCCGGGCTGTTGTCGTCGGCGACCAGCACTTCCAGCCCCAGCGCCCGCAGATCCTTGATCAGCGGGCCGATGTTTTCCGCTTCGTTGTAGGTCGGCAACGTGACGATCGTGCGTTTCATTCAACCCGCCAGACGGCGGCGACACGCCGCCTCGACTTCGTCCACGGTGATTTCCTGGATCGAACTCGATTCCTCGTCGACCTGCGACATGATTCCCGGGCCGAACGGCTCGCGGTACAACAATTCACCCCGGCCGCCCAGGTCCACCTCACGCCAAGGCGTGGGCCCGAACAGCGCCACCGTGTCGACCCCCGACGCCAGGGCGACGTGCAACGCCATCGTGTCGCCGGTGACGAGCAGATCGAATTGCGCCACCATGGCCGCGAAATGCCGCAGCGAATTGTCGACGCCCAGGTCGACCGCCCGCGGGCCTAATTCGACCCGCAGCCGGGCATTGCGCTCGATTTCCTCCGGCCCGCCCAGCAGCGCGATCGTGCCGCTCGTGGCGTCGCGCAGCCGCCGGCCGAGTTCGGCGAATTTGTCGGCCGACCACCGTTTGCCCGGAAAGACGTTGCCCGCGCCGGTGTTGAGGCCGATCAACGGCCGTTTCAACGCCCCCAGCCGGGCCAGATGCTCGCGCGCCGCCGCGATTTCCTCGTCGGTAAACTTTAAAACGTACAATTCGCCGGCCGAGCGCAGATCGACCGCCTCGTGAAT
This DNA window, taken from Myxococcales bacterium, encodes the following:
- a CDS encoding polyprenol monophosphomannose synthase, with amino-acid sequence MKRTIVTLPTYNEAENIGPLIKDLRALGLEVLVADDNSPDGTWRIVEECAARDPGVHLLRRMERKGRGYAGAEAFVRALELGAEYIVEMDADYSHQPRFATALVNSLENGADLAIGSRLVPGGGDVGRSWYRRWLTGFSALYARAVLQLPIRDANSGFRAYTRQALERLAPATLISAGPSIVHEIYGRAARLNLRQIEIPIDFLERRYGKSQLTIGRLLNGFLMVWRVRRLLAEWPAKDARP
- a CDS encoding glycosyltransferase family 9 protein, which codes for MSWIGDEIRYDCLYYRGEKPCVFNVPCVYCAHYHPMGLRVLIIKLGAMGDVLRTTSLLPSLRQFAEKREKNLFTTWIVDPPSRPLLEHNPYIHRLWTVDLETVIRLQTERFDLALCLDKEPRAIGLMASCQAADKRGFKMGVEGNLHPANPEAEEMLWMGLSDLYKFRRNTKSYQQLIHEAVDLRSAGELYVLKFTDEEIAAAREHLARLGALKRPLIGLNTGAGNVFPGKRWSADKFAELGRRLRDATSGTIALLGGPEEIERNARLRVELGPRAVDLGVDNSLRHFAAMVAQFDLLVTGDTMALHVALASGVDTVALFGPTPWREVDLGGRGELLYREPFGPGIMSQVDEESSSIQEITVDEVEAACRRRLAG